In Streptomyces sp. HUAS ZL42, the DNA window GGGTGCGCGCGCAACTCGGCACCGGGGAAGGGCGGTTCGGGCGGCCCTTTCAGCGGGCGGATTTCAGCCATCGGCGTGGACATGACGAGTGCGCACAATTGGCACATCGCGACCACGCCTCCCTCACGTGCGATACATTCGACGGCCTGAGCACCGTGTGGTACTGGGGGCGCGCGGACCGGGTGGGGGCCCGGTTCGGCCGACGGGTGCTCGATGTCGCACGCGCACCCGGAACTGTCCCGTGGGGGGAAATGCGCAAGTGAAAAAGTGGCGGGAAGACGCCCAACCGGAATGGCCCGAGGTGGCATCCGCGACCCAGGGCTCACCGGTGACGGGGGGCAGCACTCAGGCGTTCGCGGAAACCGGACGACGTGAGGTCGTCGCCGACGCCCGATCCGCTCGGAGGGCCGGCGACGACGGAATACCGGCTCCTCGGGAGGCGGGCCACGACGGCCTGGGGGACGCCGCGCGGAGCGCCGCGAGCGACGTTCTGGCGAGGGCGGACGGCAACGACGTTCTGGCGAAGGCGGACGGCAACGGCATCCTCGCGAAGGCCGCCGGCAACGGCGTAGAAGCGAAGGCCGTGGGCAAGGACGTATGGGCGAAGGCCACCACCGACGACGTACGGCCGAAGTCCTTCGACAGTGACCTGAAGGCGTTCCGCCGCGACATATGGGCGAGGCCCGCGCCGGATCGTGACGAGCCGTCCGCCGCTGGCGGTGCGGCCGGGAGCGGTTCCGGAGCAGCGGCCACACCCGCAGCCGTACCCGCACCCGTACCCGCACCCGTACCCGTACCCGCACCCGTCCGCGACCCGTGGCAGGAGGACCCCGACGAGGTCGCGCACACGCACGACCCGCACGAGGTGACGGTCCAGCTCGACGCCGTGCAGTTCGGGGACCTGCGGCTGCAGCCGGTCGACGGTGGTGCTCCGGGCGACGGCCAGGACGGCTCGGACGGGCCGGTGTTCGTCGACGAGTCGGGCCGCCGCAGCCGTACCTTCCGCCGTATCGGCATCGCCATCGGGCTCGGCTGTGCGGCCTATGCCGTCGTCATCGTGGCCACGCTGCTGTCGGGCAACTCCAGCGCGCCCTGGCTCCCGGTCCCCGTACAGGACGACGGCAAGCCGGCCGGGCAGGTCGACACCTCCCCGCTGCCCACGCCGGGGGAGAGCTCGGCTCCTTCGGGCACCGCTCAGCCCGACCCTGCCGCCTCCGCCTCCGGCAGCGCGACCGTCCCGCCGGGCACGGGCCTGCTGCCCAGCGCCTCGGGCAGCGCCACCGGACCGAGCGCGTCCGCCGACCCGAAGCCCTCGAGCAAACCCTCCGCCGGGCCCAGTACGGGCACCAGCAGCGGCGCCCCGGAGCCGTCGAGCAGCTCGGTCCCCAACCCCTCGACCAGCCCATCCGCGTCGAGCGGCGGCGGATCGCCCGACCCGAGCTCCTCGCCATCCCCGGCCGGCGGCATCACCACCACCGTGGCCGAAGGACCGGCGGAGCCGAGCCCCGTCGCCTCCGCCGCCGGGGCGTCGGAGGTGCGCCCGGCCACTGCTTCCTCGTCCCCGGAGAACGTCCTCTGATGGCACCCCGCACCAGCCGTCACCCCGCACGCACACGCGCACAAGGCTCAACGGCCGTCCGCCGCCGCTGGTTCCCCCTGCGTTACCTCCTGTTCTTCCTCCTCCTGCTCGCGATGACGGCGATGCTGCTGCTGCGCGGCTACGTGCACAGCGAGATCCTCGCCGACTACCGCGTCCGGCCCGAGGGCTCCTCCGACAAGGTGCCCGAAAAGATCCTCGACGGCGGCCCGGTCATCGACACCCGTGGCGGCCGCCCCGCCAGCCTGGACCTCCCGGACCACCGCATCGTCCTCACCTTTGACGACGGCCCCGATCCGAAGTGGACGCCCGAGGTCCTCGACGTCCTGAAGAAGCACCACGCGCACGCCGTCTTCTTCATCACCGGCACCATGGCCTCCCGCTACCCGGACCTGGTGCGCCGCATGGTGGACGAGGGCCACGAGATCGGCCTGCACACCTTCAACCACCCGGATCTGTCCTACCAGTCCAAGAAGCGCATCGACTGGGAGCTGTCCCAGAACCAGCTGGCGCTCGCGGGCGCGGCCGGCATCCGCTCCTCCCTCTTCCGCCCGCCGTACTCCTCCACCGCATCCGCCCTGGACAACAGCTCCTGGCCGGTGACCGAGTACATCGGCAGCCGCGGCTACATCACCGTCGTCACGAGCGACGACAGCGAGGACTGGCGCAAGCCCGGTGTCGAGGCGATCATCCGCAACTCCACGCCGAAGGACGGCAAGGGCTCGATCGTCCTCATGCACGACTCCGGTGGCGACCGCCACCAGACCGTGCAGGCACTCGACCGGTACCTGCCCCAACTGCAGAAGCAGGGTTACGAGTTCCAGAACCTCACCGAGGCCCTGGACGCCCCGAGCGCGCACACGCCGGTCACCGGCCTCGAACTGGGCAAGGGCAAGGCCTGGGTCTTCCTGGTCGCGGCCTCCGACAACATCACCGCCGTCCTGGTCGTCGGTCTCGCGATCATCGGTGTCCTCGTCTTCGCCCGCTTCGGCCTGATGCTCCTGCTCTCCGCCGTCCACGTACGCAGAACCCGCCGCCAGGGCTTTCGGTGGGGACCGGACGCCCCGGTCACCGAACCGGTGTCGGTGCTGGTCCCGGCGTACAACGAGGCCAAGTGCATCGAGAACACGGTCCGTTCCCTGATGCGCAGCGAGCACCCCATCGAGGTCCTCGTGATCGACGACGGCTCCAGCGACGGCACCGCACGCATCGTCGAGGGCCTGGGCCTGCCGAACGTCCGTGTGATCAGGCAGCTCAACGCGGGCAAGCCCGCGGCGCTCAACCGCGGCCTGGCGAACGCCCGCCACGACCTCGTCGTGATGATGGACGGCGACACGGTCTTCGAGCCCGCCACGGTCCGCGAACTCGTCCAGCCGTTCGCCGACCCGCGCGTCGGCGCCGTGGCCGGCAACGCCAAGGTCGGCAACAAGGACACGCTCATCGGCGCCTGGCAGCACATCGAGTACGTGATGGGCTTCAACCTGGACCGCCGTATGTACGACGTGCTGCAGTGCATGCCGACGATCCCGGGCGCGGTGGGGGCGTTCAGGCGCTCCGCGCTGGAGCGGGTCGGCGGCATGAGCGACGACACGCTGGCGGAGGACACCGACATCACCATGGCCCTCCACCGCGACGGCTGGCGCGTGGTGTACGCGGAGAAGGCCCGCGCCTGGACGGAGGCCCCGGAGTCGGTCCAGCAGCTGTGGTCGCAGCGCTACCGCTGGTCGTACGGCACCATGCAGGCGATCTGGAAGCACCGCCGCGCGCTGGTGGAGAAGGGGCCGTCGGGCCGCTTCGGCAGAGTGGGCCTGCCGCTGGTGTCGCTGTTCATGGTCGTGGCCCCGCTCCTGGCCCCGCTGATCGACGTGTTCCTGGTCTACGGCCTGGTCTTCGGCCCGACCGGGAAGACGATCCTGGCCTGGTTCGGTGTGCTGGGGGTCCAGGCGATCTGCGCGGCGTACGCGTTCGCCCTCGACCGTGAACGTCTCACCCCCCTGGTCTCGCTGCCCCTGCAGCAGATCCTCTACCGCCAGCTCATGTACGTCGTCCTGCTCCAGTCCTGGATCACCGCCCTCACCGGCGGCCGCCTGCGCTGGCAGAAGCTGCGGCGCAAGGGCGGGGTGTCTGCGCCACCGAGCGCACCGGCGCAGCGGGGGCGGGTCATGGACGGGAGGGCGGTCCGATGAGCACGGAAGCACGGGATGCCACCGCACCCCCGCAGTCGCCCGCGGCCGAACCGCCCCGCCGGCCCCCGGCCCGCGACCGCTATTTCGACCTGCTGCGCGCGATCGCCCTGTTCCGCGTCGTCTTCTACCACCTGATGGGCTGGTCCTGGCTGCCGGTGGTGTTCCCCTCCATGGGCGTGATGTTCGCCCTGGCCGGCAACCTCATGGCCCGCTCCCTCGAACGCCCGGCCGTGCAGGTCGTCCGCAGCCGCATGCGCCGGCTGCTGCCCCCGCTGTGGCTGCTCGGCGCGATCGGTGTGACGGGCATGCTGCTGCAGGGCTGGGGGCCCGACTCCGAGGGGCACCCCGTCTGGTGGTGGCTCCATCTCACCTTCTGGATCCTGCCGCTCAGCGACCCGCCGTACGCGGAGGGCCTGTCCGGCATCCACGGAGTGATCGGCGAGGACTGGGCCGCGGAACTCGCGGGCCCGCTCTGGTACATCCGCGCCTATCTCTGGTACGTCCTGCTCTCCCCGTTCCTGCTGAAGGCCCTGCGCGCGCTCCCATGGCCGACGATCCTGTCCCCGATCGTCCTGTCGGCCGCCCTCACCTGGCAGTGGATCATGATCCCCAGCGCGCGGATCGACTCGGCCGTCACGGACTTCTCCACGTTCGGCGCCTGCTGGATCCTGGGCATGGCCCACCAGGAAGGCATCCTGCGACGCCTGCCCCGCTACCTCGTCCCGTCCGTGGCCCCCGTGATCGCCGCGCTGGGTCTGTGGTACGCGCTCACACACGGCTTCCGGGCAGGCCACGACCTCGACGACATCCCGTTCGGGCAGGCGCTGTGGTCCTTCGCGACGGTACTGCTGCTCCTGCACCTCAGCCCGTCCTGGACGCAGTGGCCACGCCTCCTGCACCCCTGGGACCGCCTGGTCACGCTCCTCAACTCCCGTGCGGTGACGATCTACCTGTGGCACAACGTGTGCATCCTGGTCGCCGCCACACTGTGGGACCGGCTGTGGGCCTTCGACGTGCTGGAACTGCACTTCTCCGGGCTGCTGGAGAGCTCGTGGCCGGTGCTGGTGGTGGCGTGGATCCTCATCTCCGCGTGCATCCTCTGCTTCGGCTGGGTCGAGGACCTGGCGGCGAAACGGAGACCGAGGCTGTGGCCGGACGGGTCGGAACGCGGGCGCAAGCAGGCTCGGGCGGGGGCGCATCGGGCCTGACCCGCTCGGTCCGTGCACGGTCCGCCGGCAGACTGCTTCTCTACGGCGGTGGCGGCACCGTCGCTCTCCCGGGTGGCGCCTGCCGCTGCCGCCTCCGTCAAGCCGACGGCGAGGCCGTGGCGGCAGGAGACCTCGGCCCCGCCCTCCACGCCGCCGGCAGCGACCGGCTGACCGGGCGGGGGGAAGCAGGTCAACGCCGTGCGGGGCGGTTCCTGGTTTTCGACCGGGCGCGGCTGCACCATCGGCTACCGTGGCGAGGGCCGCGACGGCAGCGGCGGGTTCGCCAACGTCGGCATCCGAGTCGTGGCGAAGGCCGCGTAGCCGGAAAACCTCTCACCCCGCCCCCGCGAAAGGTGAGAGCAACGTTCCCTTCCAGTCACCCACAGCCACAGCGCGGAAACGCGCCCTCCCTACCTTCGGGACTCATCACCGCTCATCACCCCGAACCACCCGAGCCCCGAAGCACCGTGGAGGCGTCATGACAGCCCCTAGTACAGCCCCCGCCCAGAGCAGGGGAGGCCGCTGGATCGAGCACTGGGATCCGGAGGACGAGACCTTCTGGAACCAGACCGGTGAGAAGATCGCCCGCCGCAACCTTCTCTTCTCTGTCCTCTCCGAGCACATCGGCTTCTCCATCTGGACCCTGTGGTCGGTGATGGTGCTGTTCATGGGACCGGAGTACGGGCTCACCCCGGCCGACAAGTTCTTCCTCGTCGCCATGGCGACCCTGGTCGGCTCGATCGTGCGCGTGCCGTACACCTTCGCCGTCGCCCGCTTCGGCGGCCGGAACTGGACGATCATCGCGGCGTCCGCACTGCTCATCCCGACCATCGCCGCGTACTTCGTGATGGAGCCGGGCACCTCGTACTCCACCTTCATGATCTGTGCGGTGCTCGCGGGCGTCGGCGGTGGCAACTTCGCCTCCTCCATGACCAACATCAACTCCTTCTTCCCGCTGCGGAAGAAGGGCTGGGCGCTCGGTCTCAACGCGGGCGGCGGCAACATCGGCGTGCCCGTCGTGCAGCTCATCGGCCTCGCCGTCATCGGAGCAAACGGCGGCCCGCGCCTGCTGCTCGGGATCTACATCCCCTTCATCCTCGTCTCCGCCGTCTGCGCCGCCCTCTTCATGGACAACATCTCGTCCGTGAAGAACGACACCGGCGCCGCCATGGAGGCCGTGAAGGACGCGCACACCTGGATCATGTCCTTCCTCTACATCGGCACCTTCGGTTCCTTCATCGGCTACAGCTTCGCCTTCGGCCTCGTCCTCCAGACGCAGTTCGGCCGTACGCCGCTCCAGGCGGCCTCGATCACCTTCATCGGCCCGTTGCTCGGCTCCCTGATCCGGCCCGTGGGCGGCTGGCTCGCCGACCGGTTCGGGGGCGCGAAGATCACCCTCTGGAACTTCGTCGGCATGGCCGCGGCCACCGGTGTGATCGTCCTGGCCTCCATGCAGAAGTCGCTGCCGCTGTTCACCACCGCGTTCATCGCGCTGTTCGTACTGACCGGCCTTGGCAACGGCTCGACGTACAAGATGATCCCCGGCATCTTCCAGGCGAAGGCCGCCGCCAAGGGGCTCACCGGTGAGGAGGCCGCCTCCTACGGGCGTCGTCTGTCCGGCGCCTCGATGGGTCTGATCGGTGCGGTGGGTGCGCTCGGCGGGCTCGGCATCAACCTCGCCTTCCGTCAGTCCTTCCTCTCCGTGGGCTCCGGCACCGGCGCCTTCGTCGCCTTCCTCGCCTTCTACGGCGTGTGCTTCGTCGTCACCTGGGCCGTATACCTTCGCCGCACCACCGCGCAGGTTCCGGCCGCCACCGCCACTTCGGAGGCGAAGCCGCAGCTCAGCTACGCCGAGGTGTGACGTAACACTGGCGCAATGAAGCCGAACCGAGCCTGTCACGCACCATTGACAGGCTCGATCGGCATGTAGGCGCACACACCTGATGCAGGTGCCACGACTCCCGGGACGAGAGTTATGTACGACGAACTGCCACAACCGGACCGGCGACCGGAACAGCGCCCGGAACACGGCCCCCTCGCGGGGTTCACCGTGGGTGTCACCGCCGCGCGGCGGGCCGACGAGCTCGGGGCTCTGCTGCAGCGGCGAGGAGCCGTCGTGCTGCATGCGCCTGCCCTGCGCATCGTGCCGCTCGCCGACGACGGCGAACTGCTCGCCGCGACCAAGGACCTCATCGACCAGGCGCCGGACGTCGTGGTGGCCACCACGGCCATCGGTTTCCGGGGCTGGGTCGAGGCCGCCGACGGCTGGGGGCTCGGCGAGCAGCTGCTCGACCGGCTGCGCGGGGTGGAGCTGCTCGCCCGCGGGCCCAAGGTCAAGGGCGCGATACGGGCCGCCGGACTGACCGAGGACTGGTCGCCGTCCAGCGAGTCCATGGCCGAAGTGCTCGACCGGCTTCTGGAGGAGGGCGTCGACGGAAGGCGCGTCGCCGTCCAGCTGCACGGCGAGCCGCTGCCGGGATTCGTGGAGGCGCTGCGCGCCGGGGGAGCGGAGGTCGTGGGGGTGCCGGTGTACCGGTGGATGCCGCCGGAGGACATCTCGCCCCTGGACCGGCTCCTCGACGCCACGGTTTCGCGCGGCCTCGACGCGGTCACCTTCACCAGTGCTCCGGCCGCCGCCTCTCTGCTGTCGCGTGCCGAGGAGCGCGGGCTGCTGTCCGAGCTGCTCGCCGCCCTCAACCACGACGTCGTGCCGGCGTGTGTCGGCCCGGTCACCGCGTTGCCGCTGCAGGCCCGGGGTGTCGACACGGTCCAGCCCGAGCGCTTCCGGCTCGGTCCCCTCGTACAGCTGCTGTGCCAGGAGCTGCCGGGGCGGGCGCGGTCGCTGCCGATCGCCGGGCACCGGGTGGAGATCCGGGGGCATGCGGTGCTGGTGGACGGGGATCTCAAGCCGGTGCCGCCGGCGGGGATGTCGCTGCTGCGGGCGCTGTCGCGGCGGCCGGGATGGGTGGTGGCCCG includes these proteins:
- a CDS encoding bifunctional polysaccharide deacetylase/glycosyltransferase family 2 protein — protein: MAPRTSRHPARTRAQGSTAVRRRWFPLRYLLFFLLLLAMTAMLLLRGYVHSEILADYRVRPEGSSDKVPEKILDGGPVIDTRGGRPASLDLPDHRIVLTFDDGPDPKWTPEVLDVLKKHHAHAVFFITGTMASRYPDLVRRMVDEGHEIGLHTFNHPDLSYQSKKRIDWELSQNQLALAGAAGIRSSLFRPPYSSTASALDNSSWPVTEYIGSRGYITVVTSDDSEDWRKPGVEAIIRNSTPKDGKGSIVLMHDSGGDRHQTVQALDRYLPQLQKQGYEFQNLTEALDAPSAHTPVTGLELGKGKAWVFLVAASDNITAVLVVGLAIIGVLVFARFGLMLLLSAVHVRRTRRQGFRWGPDAPVTEPVSVLVPAYNEAKCIENTVRSLMRSEHPIEVLVIDDGSSDGTARIVEGLGLPNVRVIRQLNAGKPAALNRGLANARHDLVVMMDGDTVFEPATVRELVQPFADPRVGAVAGNAKVGNKDTLIGAWQHIEYVMGFNLDRRMYDVLQCMPTIPGAVGAFRRSALERVGGMSDDTLAEDTDITMALHRDGWRVVYAEKARAWTEAPESVQQLWSQRYRWSYGTMQAIWKHRRALVEKGPSGRFGRVGLPLVSLFMVVAPLLAPLIDVFLVYGLVFGPTGKTILAWFGVLGVQAICAAYAFALDRERLTPLVSLPLQQILYRQLMYVVLLQSWITALTGGRLRWQKLRRKGGVSAPPSAPAQRGRVMDGRAVR
- a CDS encoding acyltransferase; the protein is MSTEARDATAPPQSPAAEPPRRPPARDRYFDLLRAIALFRVVFYHLMGWSWLPVVFPSMGVMFALAGNLMARSLERPAVQVVRSRMRRLLPPLWLLGAIGVTGMLLQGWGPDSEGHPVWWWLHLTFWILPLSDPPYAEGLSGIHGVIGEDWAAELAGPLWYIRAYLWYVLLSPFLLKALRALPWPTILSPIVLSAALTWQWIMIPSARIDSAVTDFSTFGACWILGMAHQEGILRRLPRYLVPSVAPVIAALGLWYALTHGFRAGHDLDDIPFGQALWSFATVLLLLHLSPSWTQWPRLLHPWDRLVTLLNSRAVTIYLWHNVCILVAATLWDRLWAFDVLELHFSGLLESSWPVLVVAWILISACILCFGWVEDLAAKRRPRLWPDGSERGRKQARAGAHRA
- a CDS encoding nitrate/nitrite transporter — encoded protein: MTAPSTAPAQSRGGRWIEHWDPEDETFWNQTGEKIARRNLLFSVLSEHIGFSIWTLWSVMVLFMGPEYGLTPADKFFLVAMATLVGSIVRVPYTFAVARFGGRNWTIIAASALLIPTIAAYFVMEPGTSYSTFMICAVLAGVGGGNFASSMTNINSFFPLRKKGWALGLNAGGGNIGVPVVQLIGLAVIGANGGPRLLLGIYIPFILVSAVCAALFMDNISSVKNDTGAAMEAVKDAHTWIMSFLYIGTFGSFIGYSFAFGLVLQTQFGRTPLQAASITFIGPLLGSLIRPVGGWLADRFGGAKITLWNFVGMAAATGVIVLASMQKSLPLFTTAFIALFVLTGLGNGSTYKMIPGIFQAKAAAKGLTGEEAASYGRRLSGASMGLIGAVGALGGLGINLAFRQSFLSVGSGTGAFVAFLAFYGVCFVVTWAVYLRRTTAQVPAATATSEAKPQLSYAEV
- a CDS encoding uroporphyrinogen-III synthase → MYDELPQPDRRPEQRPEHGPLAGFTVGVTAARRADELGALLQRRGAVVLHAPALRIVPLADDGELLAATKDLIDQAPDVVVATTAIGFRGWVEAADGWGLGEQLLDRLRGVELLARGPKVKGAIRAAGLTEDWSPSSESMAEVLDRLLEEGVDGRRVAVQLHGEPLPGFVEALRAGGAEVVGVPVYRWMPPEDISPLDRLLDATVSRGLDAVTFTSAPAAASLLSRAEERGLLSELLAALNHDVVPACVGPVTALPLQARGVDTVQPERFRLGPLVQLLCQELPGRARSLPIAGHRVEIRGHAVLVDGDLKPVPPAGMSLLRALSRRPGWVVARADLLRALPGAGRDEHAVETAMARLRTALGAPKLIQTVVKRGYRLALDPAADAKYADA